The following coding sequences are from one Liolophura sinensis isolate JHLJ2023 chromosome 12, CUHK_Ljap_v2, whole genome shotgun sequence window:
- the LOC135479531 gene encoding uncharacterized protein LOC135479531, whose amino-acid sequence MLSWFRSLFSTAENATFAASNDHSGEKNDHTKEAKTLSDGNVDNLAGKDVILVRPRDPSTQWLPDDMCSAAYEETECHHGNDLLALNTYFINLEMKNEDCGLQDVNKRIFSDISTMIGQAFQQLHVKYQAFRGAVVHKVGSAGEGTKVGAYNEFDFMVELSALEDPLLEQAVPMLQTTDPYGVVNVRDVNFPLNFVPQANVTFYDSGRPDMFGTLKTLVGEELFSSLLPNWSPGSNFKIGSSQDKGKVRTIRLRYVPEDNQSPMNVFCDFSFCIPFEWTPERRFLLRRCGTKTDLMTDQQRFRVLIRSSKLWMVTTALREKDKLINSLTSANAKRVYKLAKIVVQNLLPPIYDFDLDTFEGIIPSYWLKQIILFMMDQYPKQASWREDFLGPRVSQMIAILHKCLQKNMLCNYCSPMQNHTRDNSKTDESNMAKKYLPLLAELLKRATNGDSPALKSLIPIKNLNFDFKLAIATKAKMMRLLFLLLRYKGLVWKDRYLLEYTKFFSRMTQAESLLTVIKDYVKFHLADTTYVYGFGRAVRIWHKGEENSLDEFITKLRDDPHLFPDDWERLYDKMLEAYVPDDVINVASFIMFPLGHVIRKTFGKTRQPPTMGEEYFLTHEFLMV is encoded by the exons ATGCTGAGCTGGTTTCGAAGCCTTTTTTCGACTGCCGAAAATGCTACTTTTGCGGCGTCTAATGATCATAGTGGTGAAAAAAATGATCATACTAAAGAAGCAAAAACCTTGTCGGATGGTAACGTGGACAACCTAGCTGGAAAAGATGTTATCCTGGTCAGACCACGTGACCCGTCAACGCAATGGCTGCCGGACGATATGTGCTCCGCCGCTTATGAAGAGACTGAATGTCACCATGGCAACGATTTATTAGCAttgaatacatattttatcaacCTTGAGATGAAAAACGAAGACTGTGGCCTGCAAGATGTGAACAAGAGAATATTTAGTGATATCTCTACTATGATAGGCCAGGCTTTCCAACAGCTGCATGTCAAGTATCAGGCTTTTCGTGGCGCAGTCGTACATAAAGTCGGCAGCGCCGGTGAAGGGACAAAGGTAGGCGCTTACAACGAGTTCGACTTCATGGtcgagttatctgcccttgaagATCCTCTTCTTGAACAAGCGGTACCGATGCTGCAAACCACCGACCCATATGGCGTGGTAAATGTCAGAGATGTGAACTTCCCATTGAACTTCGTACCCCAGGCAAATGTCACGTTTTATGATTCCGGAAGACCAGACATGTTTGGAACTTTAAAAACTTTGGTTGGTGAAGAATTGTTCTCCTCACTTCTTCCAAACTGGAGTCCAGGCTCTAATTTCAAAATCGGATCGTCTCAGGACAAAGGAAAAGTCCGGACCATTCGTCTGCGGTACGTTCCTGAAGACAATCAGAGTCCCATGAACGTTTTCTGTGACTTTTCTTTCTGCATACCGTTCGAGTGGACACCAGAAAGGCGCTTCCTGTTGAGGCGTTGTGGAACGAAAACCGACTTGATGACAGATCAGCAAAGATTCCGCGTTCTCATCAGGAGTTCGAAACTGTGGATGGTCACCACTGCCCTAAGGGAGAAAGACAAACTGATCAACTCACTGACTTCCGCCAACGCCAAGAGAGTTTACAAACTGGCCAAGATTGTTGTTCAGAACCTTTTGCCACCAATTTACGATTTTGACCTCGACACCTTTGAGGGAATCATACCATCCTATTGGCTGAAACAGATAATACTGTTCATGATGGATCAATACCCTAAACAGGCGTCTTGGCGAGAGGATTTTCTGGGGCCTCGGGTATCTCAAATGATTGCGATTTTGCACAAATGTTTGCAGAAAAACATGCTCTGCAATTATTGTTCACCAATGCAGAATCATACCAGGGACAACTCGAAAACAGACGAAAGTAATATGGCGAAAAAATACCTCCCCCTGTTGGCCGAACTTCTCAAACGAGCTACAAATGGAGACAGCCCTGCTCTAAAGTCGCTTATCCCCATAAAAAATCTCAACTTCGACTTTAAATTGGCGATTGCCACAAAGGCGAAAATGATGCGATTACTTTTTTTGCTTCTGCGATACAAAGGTTTAGTTTGGAAAGACAGGTATCTATTGGAATATACCAAGTTTTTTTCGCGGATGACACAGGCGGAAAGTCTACTGACTGTGATAAAAGACTACGTGAAATTTCATCTGGCCGATACAACATATGTATATGGTTTTGGGCGTGCGGTGAGGATCTGGCACAAGGGGGAGGAAAATTCTCTGGACGAGTTCATTACAAAACTCAG GGATGACCCTCACCTCTTCCCCGACGACTGGGAAAGACTCTACGACAAGATGTTGGAAGCTTACGtgcctgatgacgtcatcaacgTCGCGAGTTTCATCATGTTTCCACTCGGACATGTCATCAGAAAGACCTTCGGGAAAACCCGTCAACCGCCAACAATGGGCGAAGAATATTTCTTGACTCACGAGTTCCTCATGGTGTGA